One Aquificaceae bacterium genomic window, ATCTTAATCCTCCCTATGGGTTTTCCATGGGGAGCTTTTTTTTACCATAATTTCTTATAACTTGCAACTCGGGTTAAAATACTCTACGCCAATCAAAATGCATCCAGGCTGTTCGGTTATAGCAGAGAAGAGTTACTAACTACTGAAGACCCAATAAATTTTGTATTCTGGAAGGACAGGAAAAAAGTCCACGAAAGTATAAGAAAAAGAAGGGAAGGATACAGAGATGTTATCAGCTATAAGTTAAGGATAAACACAAAATATGGAGAGATAAAGTGGGTAAAGCTGTCCTCAACCATAGCCTCCTTTAAGGGAAAAACTGTTTCCATATTAACACTTATGGATATATCAGGAGAAGTTAAGAGGGAAAGGCTGCTCACAAAGCTCGCCACCAGAGACCAGCTCACCGGCATACTCAATAGACATGCCCTGATTCATGATTTTGAGCATCTTCTGGCACAGGCAAGAAGATACGGAACAGCTTTCTCCATTATCATCTTTGACATAGACAACTTTAAAGCTATAAATGATACCTACGGGCATCTTGTTGGGGATGAAGTTCTGAAAGAAGCAACAAGGGAGGTAAAGAAGGTCTTGAGGAAAAGCGACATTTTTGGAAGGTGGGGTGGTGAAGAGTTCCTGATACTTCTGCCCATGACATCAGAACCTTCTGCACCTGCAGAGAAGATAAGACAGACTATTGAAGGCTGTGAGCTCTGTAAGGGGTTGAAGATAACTCTGTCTCTCGGGGCAACCACTTACAGGGATGGGGACAGTATGGACAGCATGTTGGCAAGAGCAGACAGAGCCCTTTACAAGGCAAAACAGCAGGGTAAAAACAGAACTGTAGTCCTCTAAGAAAGCTCTTCTCTGAGCCTTATGTTCATATCCTCCACCTTTTCCTTCAAGGACTTCTCGTGTTCTTTCAGCTTTTCCGCAATCTCTGGATACTTTATGGATAGAATCCTTACCGCAAGGATTCCCGCATTAGCTCCGTTCCCTATACCCACGGTTGCCACGGGCACTCCTGAGGGCATCTGAACTATGGAGTAGAGGGAATCCACACCGCTCAGGTGCTTTGAGGGAACAGGCACACCTATCACGGGCAGGGTTGTCATGCTTGCGGTCATACCCGGAAGGTGTGCAGCTCCGCCTGCGCCTGCTATTATGACCTCTATACCCCTATCTCTGGCAGTCCTCGCATACTCATACATGAGCTCAGGCGTCCTGTGGGCGGACACTACCCTTACCTCGCAGGGAACATTAAAGTCTCTCAGAACCTCGTAGGCAGGCTTTAGCCATTCCCAATCTGAAATACTACCCATGATTATACCCACAAGAGGGCTCTTCATGCATATAATTTTATCCATGGAGGAAAAGCCATGAAAGACCTTATCAAAGACCTCCTGAGCATGGAAGAAAGTCTCTGGGAAAGGCGGATGAAAGTGCTGTATCAGTATCAGAGAGTGAAAGAAATGAGGGAAAAGATAGCGGAGCTTGAGAAAATTTTTGAGGAAGAGCTTGGAGTTGACTTTGAAACAGCCATGGAGTTTGTAGAAAAGTATGAAAAGAATTCAGAAGAAGTTAGTAGCTTGAGAAATACGCTGGGAGATGAGGTCTTTTATGCTTTACATATGCTTGCAGACAGAGTTAAACAGATAAGGGAGATGAAAAAAGAGGTGGATGATGTGGAAAGGGAGGTCTTTGAAATAGATGGTGAGATAGATGAAGCCTTTAAAATGCTACAGGAATACAGAAGAAAAATTCAGGAAATGCTATGAAAAGACCTGTAATGCTCATAGACCTTGACAGGTGCATAGGTTGCCTTTC contains:
- the purE gene encoding 5-(carboxyamino)imidazole ribonucleotide mutase, whose amino-acid sequence is MDKIICMKSPLVGIIMGSISDWEWLKPAYEVLRDFNVPCEVRVVSAHRTPELMYEYARTARDRGIEVIIAGAGGAAHLPGMTASMTTLPVIGVPVPSKHLSGVDSLYSIVQMPSGVPVATVGIGNGANAGILAVRILSIKYPEIAEKLKEHEKSLKEKVEDMNIRLREELS
- a CDS encoding sensor domain-containing diguanylate cyclase codes for the protein MLYANQNASRLFGYSREELLTTEDPINFVFWKDRKKVHESIRKRREGYRDVISYKLRINTKYGEIKWVKLSSTIASFKGKTVSILTLMDISGEVKRERLLTKLATRDQLTGILNRHALIHDFEHLLAQARRYGTAFSIIIFDIDNFKAINDTYGHLVGDEVLKEATREVKKVLRKSDIFGRWGGEEFLILLPMTSEPSAPAEKIRQTIEGCELCKGLKITLSLGATTYRDGDSMDSMLARADRALYKAKQQGKNRTVVL